One window from the genome of Pseudomonas fluorescens encodes:
- a CDS encoding DUF1615 domain-containing protein has product MQFNPLMISLAALLALAGCGSRQLQEPERQPAEVKKQIVQLLPAKTVDREGWATDIYVAFAAQQIPSTTQNICAVLAVTEQESTFQADPPVPGLGKIARQEINRRAAKVHIPELLVSGALQVRSPNGKNYSDRLDAARSEKELSGIFDDFIGMVPLGKTLFGGFNPVHTGGPMQVSIAFAQAHARDYPYTVDGSIRREVFSRRGGMYFGIAHLLGYPVNYTEPLYRFADFNAGWYASRNAAFQHGVSVASGISLALDGDLVAHDSIMPGSTELAVRTLGKSLGMRNPTIRDQLEQGDSLAFEDSKLYKRVFELAERAEGKPLPRAVLPGIVLKSPKITRKLTTAWFAKRVDERYQRCMARAAGR; this is encoded by the coding sequence ATGCAATTCAACCCATTGATGATCAGCCTCGCGGCGTTGCTGGCCCTGGCCGGTTGCGGCAGCCGTCAGTTGCAGGAGCCCGAGCGCCAGCCCGCTGAGGTCAAGAAGCAGATCGTGCAGTTGTTGCCGGCCAAGACGGTGGATCGTGAAGGCTGGGCGACTGATATTTACGTGGCCTTTGCGGCCCAGCAGATCCCGTCCACGACGCAGAATATCTGTGCGGTCCTGGCGGTGACCGAGCAGGAGTCGACGTTCCAGGCCGACCCGCCGGTGCCGGGGCTGGGCAAGATCGCTCGTCAGGAGATCAACCGCCGTGCGGCGAAGGTGCACATTCCGGAGCTGTTGGTCAGCGGCGCGCTCCAGGTGCGTTCGCCCAATGGCAAAAACTACAGCGATCGGCTCGACGCGGCCCGTAGCGAGAAAGAGCTGAGCGGGATTTTCGATGATTTCATCGGCATGGTGCCGCTGGGCAAGACCCTGTTCGGCGGTTTCAATCCGGTGCACACGGGTGGGCCGATGCAGGTCAGTATCGCGTTTGCCCAGGCCCATGCGCGGGATTATCCCTACACGGTGGATGGCTCGATTCGTCGCGAAGTGTTCAGTCGCCGTGGTGGGATGTATTTCGGTATCGCGCATTTGCTGGGCTATCCGGTGAACTATACCGAGCCGTTGTATCGTTTCGCCGATTTCAATGCCGGGTGGTACGCCAGTCGCAACGCGGCTTTCCAGCATGGGGTGAGTGTAGCGTCGGGCATTTCCCTGGCGCTGGATGGCGATCTGGTTGCCCATGATTCAATCATGCCGGGCAGCACGGAGCTGGCGGTACGCACGCTGGGCAAGTCGTTGGGAATGCGCAACCCGACCATTCGCGATCAATTGGAGCAGGGCGACAGCCTGGCGTTCGAGGACAGCAAGCTCTACAAGCGTGTGTTCGAACTGGCTGAGCGGGCCGAGGGCAAGCCGTTGCCGCGGGCGGTATTGCCGGGGATCGTGCTCAAGAGCCCGAAAATCACGCGCAAGCTGACCACAGCGTGGTTTGCCAAGCGGGTGGATGAGCGTTATCAGCGCTGCATGGCGCGGGCGGCGGGGCGCTAG
- the hemB gene encoding porphobilinogen synthase, translating into MSSQFPEARPRRLRRNASLRSLFQETEFTLNDLVLPIFVEEEIDDFVPIKSMPGVVRIPESKLAGEIERYARAGIKSVMTFGVSHHLDNEGSDTWRERGLVSRMAGICKDAVPEMIVMSDTCFCEYTDHGHCGVLHGDEVDNDRTLINLGKQAVAAARAGADVIAPSAAMDGQVQAIRKALDEAGFSQTAIMAYSTKFASALYGPFREAGGSALKGDRKSYQMNPMNRREALRESLLDEQEGADALMVKPAGAYLDIIRDIRQASNLPLSAYQVSGEYAMIKFAAQAGAIDEARVVRESLGAIKRAGADLIFTYFAMDLALSGI; encoded by the coding sequence ATGTCCAGCCAGTTCCCCGAAGCACGTCCACGCCGCCTGCGTCGCAATGCAAGCCTGCGCAGCCTGTTCCAGGAAACCGAGTTCACCTTGAACGATCTGGTGCTGCCGATTTTCGTCGAAGAAGAAATCGATGATTTTGTACCGATCAAGAGCATGCCCGGCGTGGTGCGCATCCCGGAGTCGAAGCTGGCCGGTGAGATCGAACGCTATGCCCGTGCTGGCATCAAGTCGGTGATGACCTTTGGCGTGTCCCATCACCTGGACAACGAGGGCAGCGACACCTGGCGCGAGCGCGGTCTGGTGTCACGCATGGCCGGGATCTGCAAGGACGCGGTGCCGGAAATGATCGTGATGTCCGACACCTGCTTCTGTGAATACACCGACCATGGTCACTGCGGCGTGCTCCACGGCGATGAAGTGGACAACGACCGGACCTTGATCAACCTGGGCAAGCAAGCCGTGGCGGCGGCCCGCGCCGGTGCCGATGTGATCGCGCCGTCGGCGGCCATGGACGGCCAGGTCCAGGCGATTCGCAAGGCTTTGGATGAAGCCGGTTTCAGCCAGACGGCGATCATGGCCTATTCCACCAAATTCGCCTCGGCGCTGTATGGGCCGTTCCGCGAAGCCGGCGGCAGCGCACTGAAAGGTGACCGCAAGAGCTACCAGATGAACCCGATGAACCGCCGCGAAGCCTTGCGTGAATCCCTGCTCGATGAGCAAGAGGGTGCCGATGCGCTGATGGTCAAGCCGGCCGGTGCCTACCTCGACATCATCCGCGATATTCGCCAGGCTTCGAATCTGCCGTTGTCGGCTTACCAGGTCAGTGGCGAATACGCGATGATCAAATTCGCCGCCCAGGCCGGCGCCATCGACGAAGCCCGTGTGGTCCGCGAGAGCCTTGGCGCAATCAAGCGGGCGGGGGCAGACCTGATCTTCACCTACTTCGCCATGGACCTGGCGCTGAGTGGGATCTGA
- a CDS encoding PhzF family phenazine biosynthesis protein, which yields MSKPTTRRFDYKQLDVFSDVPLKGNPLAVVLGADGLSDSRMAAFANWTNLSETTFLLAPQHPEADYRVRIFTTSTELPFAGHPTLGSCHAWLEAGGVPKGQEIVQECGVGLVRVRRSDHGLAFLAPPLLKSGPLEAELLERVRKGLGLAAQAIVEAQWVDNGAGWLAVMLKDRQQVLTLEPDYPQLLDLAVGVVAPWDRAVDGDEAHFEVRGFIAGDGMPEDPATGSLNAGLAQWMLGKGLAPASYVVSQGLTMGRAGRIHVEQLGEEVWIGGAVVTCINGSLTV from the coding sequence ATGAGCAAACCGACGACCCGCCGATTCGATTACAAGCAACTGGATGTATTCAGCGACGTACCGCTCAAGGGTAATCCGCTGGCGGTGGTGCTGGGGGCCGATGGGCTCAGTGACTCGCGCATGGCCGCTTTTGCCAACTGGACCAACCTCAGCGAAACCACGTTCCTGCTGGCGCCGCAGCACCCGGAAGCCGATTACCGGGTGCGTATTTTCACCACGTCCACCGAGTTGCCGTTTGCCGGGCATCCGACCCTGGGCAGTTGTCACGCCTGGCTGGAAGCCGGAGGCGTGCCCAAAGGGCAGGAGATCGTGCAGGAGTGCGGTGTCGGCCTGGTCAGGGTGCGCCGCAGCGATCATGGGTTGGCGTTCCTTGCGCCGCCCTTGCTCAAGTCCGGCCCGCTGGAGGCCGAGCTGCTGGAGCGGGTGCGCAAGGGGCTGGGGCTCGCAGCGCAGGCGATTGTCGAGGCGCAATGGGTCGATAATGGTGCCGGCTGGCTGGCGGTGATGCTCAAGGATCGCCAGCAAGTCCTGACGCTTGAGCCGGATTACCCGCAGTTGCTGGATCTGGCCGTGGGCGTGGTTGCACCCTGGGATCGGGCCGTGGATGGCGATGAGGCCCACTTCGAAGTGCGCGGCTTTATCGCCGGGGATGGCATGCCCGAGGATCCGGCCACCGGTAGCCTGAACGCCGGGCTTGCCCAATGGATGCTGGGCAAAGGGCTGGCGCCTGCGTCCTACGTGGTCAGCCAGGGGCTGACGATGGGCCGGGCCGGGCGAATTCATGTCGAGCAGTTGGGAGAAGAGGTTTGGATTGGTGGTGCCGTCGTGACGTGCATCAATGGCTCGCTGACCGTGTGA